From Nonlabens sp. Ci31, the proteins below share one genomic window:
- a CDS encoding trypsin-like peptidase domain-containing protein, producing the protein MKSFIKTLGIAILGGAVVLGSYKFFFEEDPLQRTYTKQTQIEDTLSVSPVNYVASTSIAGVDFTEAAEKTVHAVVHVKNKTVSRVRQSWSDLRSGRVPYRETIGSGSGVIITEDGYIVTNNHVIANARELEVTLNNNKTYKAKLIGAEPNSDIALLKIDADEALPYIVFGNSDQTRIGEWVLAVGNPFNLTSTVTAGIISAKGRDLDETDANVQSFIQTDAAVNPGNSGGALVNTNGELIGINTAIASKTGSYVGYSFAVPSNNARKIINDIMEFGFVQKGMLGISGGDLNGNIADELDINESEGIFVSAVLEDSGAARAGLRSGDVITRIDDIKMKKFSDLTGYVNSKNPGDKVVATVLRDQKVMNVTIELTKNSTVSIPSIDMDLRNLTEEDRRQFKVTDGVKIVATTGGLSKYDLRNYIITKINEEDVNDIDDVQQLLRRLPPNGTILIQMKNSAGEVERFRYTMD; encoded by the coding sequence ATGAAATCATTTATCAAGACATTAGGGATAGCCATCCTTGGTGGCGCAGTTGTTTTAGGATCTTATAAATTCTTTTTTGAGGAAGATCCCCTACAACGCACGTACACAAAACAAACACAAATAGAAGATACGCTGTCTGTTTCGCCCGTAAATTATGTGGCTAGCACCTCCATAGCAGGAGTTGATTTTACAGAAGCTGCAGAAAAGACCGTACATGCCGTAGTTCACGTTAAAAACAAAACTGTTTCAAGAGTACGACAATCTTGGTCAGATTTAAGGTCTGGCCGCGTGCCGTACAGAGAAACTATAGGAAGCGGAAGTGGTGTTATCATCACAGAAGATGGTTATATCGTGACCAATAATCACGTGATCGCGAATGCTCGTGAGCTAGAAGTGACTTTAAATAACAATAAGACTTACAAAGCAAAGTTAATAGGAGCAGAACCTAATAGCGATATTGCTCTTTTAAAAATTGATGCTGATGAAGCCTTGCCTTATATTGTATTTGGCAATTCTGACCAGACTAGAATTGGCGAGTGGGTACTTGCCGTAGGAAATCCATTTAACCTGACCAGCACGGTGACTGCGGGAATTATAAGTGCCAAAGGTCGTGATCTCGATGAAACAGACGCTAACGTACAAAGCTTTATACAAACTGATGCCGCTGTTAACCCAGGGAATTCTGGTGGAGCGCTAGTCAATACTAATGGGGAGTTAATAGGGATCAATACGGCGATTGCTTCTAAAACCGGATCTTACGTAGGTTACTCCTTTGCGGTACCTTCTAACAATGCTCGTAAAATCATTAACGATATCATGGAGTTTGGTTTTGTTCAAAAAGGAATGTTGGGAATAAGCGGTGGCGATCTCAATGGAAACATTGCAGATGAATTAGACATAAATGAAAGTGAAGGGATTTTCGTTTCTGCGGTTTTAGAAGATAGTGGTGCTGCACGTGCTGGACTGCGCAGTGGTGACGTGATTACGAGGATTGATGATATCAAAATGAAGAAGTTTTCAGATCTGACAGGATATGTCAACAGTAAAAACCCTGGAGATAAAGTCGTTGCTACTGTATTGAGAGATCAGAAGGTGATGAACGTAACGATCGAACTAACCAAAAACAGTACCGTAAGCATACCTTCTATCGATATGGATTTGCGCAATCTTACAGAAGAAGATCGCAGGCAATTTAAAGTAACTGACGGAGTGAAAATCGTTGCTACTACTGGCGGCCTTTCCAAGTATGATTTAAGAAATTACATCATCACTAAAATTAATGAGGAGGATGTAAATGATATTGATGACGTACAACAACTATTAAGAAGGTTACCTCCTAATGGTACCATCTTGATACAAATGAAAAATAGTGCCGGAGAAGTGGAACGTTTTAGATATACAATGGATTAG
- a CDS encoding DUF1015 domain-containing protein, producing the protein MPKIKPFKGVRAATDIAAHVISRSYQDYGKKELKAQLKYNPYSFLHILNPGYKFQQEITGIDRFNLVRNRFLEFKEEAYLVQEEQPAFYVYENTDPHHSYTGIIAGTSTQDYQDNKIKKHEDTLSLKEILFKDYLKAAGFNAEPVLLTYKDRPSINEIIKEVKSHLPDQHFSTTDFNSHKIWAVTDPKLIQSIESEFRKIPETYIADGHHRSASSSLLSQEMQGKQDSYHYFMSLLIAESQLHIYEFNRQVTDLNGLSKQEFLMQLDQHFRIQNRGQELYKPSKKHHFSMYLDGDFYSLYLRKSLYKITTPLQDLDTQMLYDLVLKPILGIDDLRTNDRIKYSYGKHDMVQIKERVDKKEFEVGFGLFPATVEQMKSIADADLRMPPKSTFIRPKLPSGLIIYEF; encoded by the coding sequence ATGCCAAAGATAAAACCATTTAAAGGAGTACGAGCTGCAACAGATATAGCTGCACATGTCATCTCGCGTAGTTATCAAGATTACGGTAAAAAGGAACTTAAAGCTCAGCTCAAATACAATCCTTATAGCTTTTTACATATCCTAAATCCTGGCTATAAATTCCAACAAGAGATTACGGGTATAGATAGATTTAATCTCGTGAGAAATAGGTTTCTAGAATTTAAGGAAGAAGCTTATTTAGTACAAGAGGAGCAACCTGCTTTTTACGTGTATGAAAATACAGACCCACATCATTCTTATACGGGTATTATTGCTGGAACAAGCACACAAGACTACCAAGACAATAAGATTAAAAAACATGAGGATACCTTAAGCCTTAAAGAGATTCTCTTTAAAGATTACCTTAAGGCAGCAGGTTTTAATGCAGAGCCTGTTTTGCTAACTTATAAGGACCGGCCTAGTATTAATGAGATCATCAAAGAAGTGAAATCACATCTGCCAGACCAGCATTTTTCTACTACTGATTTTAATTCGCATAAAATTTGGGCTGTTACAGACCCAAAATTGATCCAATCTATAGAAAGTGAGTTTAGAAAAATTCCAGAAACCTATATTGCAGACGGTCACCACCGCAGTGCTAGCTCTAGTTTGCTTTCTCAAGAAATGCAGGGCAAACAAGACAGCTATCATTATTTTATGAGTCTGCTTATTGCCGAAAGTCAGCTTCATATATATGAATTTAACAGGCAGGTAACCGATTTAAACGGACTGAGCAAACAGGAGTTTTTGATGCAACTGGATCAGCATTTTAGAATTCAGAATCGAGGTCAAGAATTGTACAAACCCTCTAAGAAACATCATTTCAGTATGTATTTAGATGGAGATTTTTACAGTCTTTATTTGCGTAAGAGTTTATATAAAATCACGACTCCATTGCAAGATCTGGACACCCAAATGTTGTATGACTTGGTTTTAAAACCTATTTTGGGAATAGATGATCTACGTACTAATGATAGGATCAAGTACAGCTATGGGAAACACGATATGGTTCAAATCAAAGAGCGTGTGGATAAAAAGGAGTTTGAAGTAGGTTTTGGCCTATTTCCAGCAACTGTAGAACAAATGAAATCCATTGCAGATGCAGATCTGAGAATGCCTCCCAAAAGTACTTTTATCCGTCCCAAACTGCCTAGCGGTTTGATAATTTATGAATTTTAG
- a CDS encoding GNAT family N-acetyltransferase, which translates to MMLQNDICSLRAVDPEDLDFIYQLENNPDLWEFGHTITPFSKFTIREYLENAHRDIYEVKQLRLAICTRQNEIKGVVDLYDFDPYHKRAGVGIVISQESDRSQGLATSGLELIIDYAFKHLRLHQLYASISEDNMASRKLFERVRFRESGIKKDWIATEKSYKNEHLYQLINE; encoded by the coding sequence ATGATGTTACAAAATGACATATGTAGCTTACGAGCCGTTGACCCAGAGGATTTAGATTTTATTTATCAACTCGAGAACAATCCAGATTTATGGGAGTTTGGTCACACCATCACTCCTTTTTCTAAATTCACCATCAGGGAATACTTAGAGAATGCACACCGTGATATATACGAAGTAAAGCAATTGAGACTTGCTATTTGTACTAGACAAAATGAAATAAAAGGAGTGGTAGACCTGTATGATTTTGATCCGTATCACAAACGCGCTGGAGTAGGAATTGTGATCTCTCAAGAATCAGATCGGTCACAAGGCCTTGCTACTTCTGGGTTGGAATTGATCATCGACTATGCTTTTAAACATTTAAGACTACATCAATTATATGCCAGTATTAGTGAAGATAATATGGCAAGTCGCAAACTGTTTGAAAGGGTTCGCTTTCGCGAAAGCGGAATTAAAAAAGACTGGATTGCCACAGAAAAATCTTATAAAAACGAACATCTTTATCAACTGATCAATGAATAG
- a CDS encoding 3-hydroxyacyl-CoA dehydrogenase family protein, translated as MKNVTVIGAGTMGNGIAHTFAQSGFKVSLVDRSQESIDQGLGIIAKNLDRMIAKERITEADKEATLSNITSFTDLKEGVSKADLVVEAATENLSLKLQIFGDLDQFAPADCILSTNTSSISITQIAAATQRPDKVIGMHFMNPVPIMKLVEIIRGYSTSDEVTKTIMDLSKKLGKTPTEVNDYPGFVANRILMPMINEAIETLYNGVAGVEEIDTVMKLGMAHPMGPLQLADFIGLDICLSILNVMHGGFKNPKYAPCPLLVNMVMAGKKGVKSGEGFYDYSASRKAEVVSKSFL; from the coding sequence ATTTAAGGTCTCTCTTGTAGATAGATCCCAAGAATCTATTGATCAAGGTTTAGGTATTATTGCCAAAAACTTAGATCGCATGATTGCAAAGGAGCGCATTACAGAAGCTGACAAAGAAGCTACTTTAAGTAATATTACTTCTTTTACTGACCTAAAGGAAGGGGTTTCAAAAGCAGATCTTGTCGTAGAAGCTGCAACAGAAAACCTAAGCTTAAAACTACAAATATTTGGAGATTTGGATCAATTTGCCCCTGCAGATTGTATACTGTCCACAAACACCTCTTCTATATCGATTACTCAAATTGCAGCAGCCACTCAACGACCAGATAAAGTTATAGGGATGCACTTCATGAATCCGGTGCCTATCATGAAATTGGTAGAAATCATCAGAGGTTATTCTACTAGCGATGAGGTAACAAAAACCATCATGGACCTTTCAAAGAAATTAGGTAAAACACCAACTGAAGTAAATGATTACCCCGGTTTTGTAGCTAACCGAATTTTAATGCCGATGATTAATGAAGCTATAGAGACATTGTACAACGGTGTTGCTGGTGTAGAAGAAATTGATACCGTAATGAAATTAGGAATGGCGCATCCTATGGGACCACTTCAACTAGCTGACTTTATAGGACTAGATATATGTTTAAGCATCCTTAATGTAATGCACGGCGGATTCAAAAATCCAAAATACGCACCATGCCCCTTATTAGTCAACATGGTTATGGCTGGTAAAAAAGGAGTGAAATCTGGAGAAGGATTCTATGATTATTCAGCATCCAGAAAAGCAGAAGTAGTGAGCAAGAGCTTCCTATAA
- a CDS encoding DUF2721 domain-containing protein, whose protein sequence is MNLTLSIPALLFPAISLTMLAYNARYLAIAALIRSLFSKYEENESDKIIVQVRQLRRRLTIIKNMQAVAILSFLLAVVTMFLIYIEQGFWAKIVFGTSLVALMISLILSLIEVQLSTKALSVQLQSIGRKS, encoded by the coding sequence ATGAATCTTACCTTAAGCATACCCGCACTACTTTTTCCAGCAATATCCTTAACGATGCTCGCTTACAATGCAAGGTATCTAGCTATTGCTGCATTAATTAGGAGTTTATTTAGCAAGTATGAAGAAAATGAATCTGACAAAATAATAGTTCAAGTACGCCAATTAAGAAGACGATTGACCATTATAAAGAACATGCAAGCGGTTGCTATTTTGAGTTTCCTGCTCGCAGTAGTTACCATGTTCTTGATTTATATCGAACAAGGCTTTTGGGCAAAAATCGTTTTTGGAACAAGTCTAGTAGCATTAATGATCTCGCTCATTTTATCTTTAATCGAGGTGCAACTTTCTACAAAAGCATTGAGCGTTCAGTTGCAAAGTATAGGGAGGAAGAGTTGA
- the mltG gene encoding endolytic transglycosylase MltG — protein sequence MNSNYKKIILGIVLVGLVIMGFFAYNVWAVLFSPNTNFESETYEVFIPTDADYNTAFLIIADGVKNREDLHTTAVKKKYHENVKSGRFLIKKGSNNNEIINTVRSQNRPIKVTFNNQERLENLAGRLSQQMEPDSLSFLNAMRDPEFLKENKLNAQNALSLYLSNSYETYWNTTAARFRDKMLDYHNQFWTAEKRAKAKKLDLSPSEVYTLASIVQKETAKVDEMPRVAGVYLNRLSRGIKLDADPTVIYAKKITENDFDQQIKQVLYVYLEIDNPYNTYKYATLPPGPIVTPDLSAINAVLHPENHDYLYFVADVQNFGYHKFAKTLAQHNRNAAEYRRWIAKNNK from the coding sequence ATGAATAGTAATTACAAAAAAATCATCCTTGGAATAGTGCTGGTAGGGCTTGTTATCATGGGATTCTTTGCCTATAACGTATGGGCGGTACTCTTTTCACCAAACACTAATTTTGAGTCAGAAACCTACGAAGTTTTTATTCCAACCGATGCCGATTACAACACCGCTTTTTTGATCATTGCAGATGGAGTTAAGAATCGGGAGGATTTACATACTACCGCTGTAAAAAAGAAGTATCATGAAAACGTAAAATCAGGTCGGTTTCTCATCAAAAAAGGCTCTAATAATAACGAGATCATCAACACGGTACGTAGTCAAAATAGGCCTATTAAAGTCACTTTTAATAACCAAGAACGTCTGGAAAACCTCGCTGGAAGGTTATCACAACAAATGGAACCGGACAGTCTTAGTTTTTTAAACGCGATGCGTGACCCAGAATTTTTAAAGGAGAATAAGCTGAATGCCCAAAACGCTTTGAGTTTGTACTTATCCAATTCGTATGAGACCTATTGGAATACGACAGCAGCTCGTTTTAGAGATAAAATGTTGGATTATCACAATCAATTTTGGACTGCCGAAAAACGTGCTAAAGCAAAAAAATTAGATCTTTCACCTAGTGAAGTCTACACACTGGCTTCTATAGTTCAAAAGGAAACCGCTAAGGTGGACGAAATGCCGAGAGTTGCTGGAGTCTATCTCAACCGACTTTCTAGAGGTATCAAACTAGATGCAGATCCTACAGTGATTTATGCAAAGAAAATAACAGAAAATGATTTTGACCAACAAATTAAGCAGGTACTTTATGTGTATCTAGAGATTGATAATCCCTACAATACCTATAAGTATGCTACTTTGCCACCAGGTCCTATTGTGACTCCTGATCTATCTGCCATTAATGCGGTGCTCCACCCAGAAAATCACGACTACTTATATTTTGTAGCCGATGTACAGAATTTTGGTTACCATAAGTTTGCTAAAACGCTCGCACAGCACAATCGCAATGCTGCAGAATATAGAAGGTGGATTGCAAAGAATAACAAGTAG
- the dapF gene encoding diaminopimelate epimerase → MDTISFFKYQGTGNDFVIIDNRKHSFDKKDTELIAHLCDRKFGIGADGLLLLENHDSLDFTMVYYNADGKESSMCGNGGRCLVSFAQFLGIIKDHASFEATDGVHHAHLFDKGSVSLQMSNVPAVQVFDGHVFTHTGSPHHVELTDDLDHIDVLTQGRYLRNKLYGKEGANINFVEPQGGHVFKVRTYERGVEDETLSCGTGVTAVALAMHSTQQTKNNEVILHTPGGELKVKFQPTPQGYEDIWLTGPAIQVFKGEINL, encoded by the coding sequence ATGGACACAATCTCATTCTTTAAGTATCAAGGCACGGGTAACGACTTCGTTATCATCGATAACCGCAAGCATTCTTTTGACAAAAAAGACACGGAGCTTATCGCTCATCTCTGTGATCGAAAATTTGGAATAGGAGCAGATGGATTGCTGCTGCTAGAAAATCACGACAGCCTTGATTTTACTATGGTCTATTACAATGCAGATGGTAAGGAAAGTAGCATGTGTGGAAATGGTGGCCGTTGTTTAGTAAGTTTTGCGCAGTTTTTAGGAATTATAAAGGATCATGCCAGCTTTGAAGCCACAGACGGAGTGCATCATGCACATTTATTTGATAAGGGTTCGGTCAGTCTGCAAATGAGTAATGTGCCTGCGGTACAAGTTTTTGATGGACATGTTTTTACTCATACTGGATCGCCACATCATGTAGAGTTAACAGATGATCTGGACCATATCGATGTCCTTACTCAAGGCAGGTATTTAAGGAATAAATTGTACGGTAAAGAAGGTGCCAATATCAATTTTGTAGAGCCGCAAGGAGGTCATGTGTTCAAAGTACGCACTTACGAACGAGGCGTAGAAGACGAGACATTGAGCTGTGGTACAGGAGTTACCGCAGTGGCATTAGCGATGCACAGTACCCAGCAAACTAAAAATAACGAAGTAATTCTTCACACACCAGGTGGTGAGTTAAAGGTGAAATTCCAGCCTACACCACAAGGATATGAAGATATATGGCTTACTGGTCCAGCAATACAAGTTTTTAAAGGCGAGATCAACCTATGA
- a CDS encoding DUF6364 family protein — protein MNTKLTLAIDKAIIEEAKAYASSSGSSLSAVIEEYLKAITVPKKKTQVQLNEEVSLVLGSVTINEERSYKELRDEAVTDKYLKGIKLF, from the coding sequence GTGAATACAAAGCTAACATTGGCTATTGACAAAGCAATTATAGAAGAAGCAAAAGCTTACGCATCTTCAAGCGGTAGTAGCTTATCTGCTGTGATAGAAGAGTACTTGAAAGCGATTACTGTACCTAAGAAAAAAACGCAAGTCCAACTTAATGAAGAAGTTAGTTTAGTGTTAGGATCTGTGACCATAAACGAAGAAAGAAGCTACAAAGAATTGCGTGATGAAGCCGTGACTGATAAATATCTGAAAGGAATAAAGTTATTTTAG
- a CDS encoding YggS family pyridoxal phosphate-dependent enzyme, with the protein MSTIKESLLSFRESVEPQATLVAVSKTKPISDLQEAYEAGQRHLGENKIQEMTEKWEALPKDIHWHMIGHTQRNKVKYMAPYVHLIHSVDSPRLLKEINKQAKNNDRIINCLLQIHIAQEDSKFGFDEKELIALLKDQAFKDYEHVQIKGLMGMATFTDNKDQVTAEFKSLADLYKKIQKEELLSSRHDFTELSMGMTGDYQIALEEGSTMVRIGSAIFGSRN; encoded by the coding sequence ATGAGCACAATTAAAGAATCACTGTTAAGCTTTCGCGAAAGCGTAGAACCACAAGCCACTCTAGTAGCTGTCAGTAAAACAAAACCTATAAGCGATCTTCAAGAAGCTTATGAGGCTGGGCAACGACATTTAGGTGAGAATAAAATCCAGGAAATGACTGAAAAGTGGGAAGCACTTCCTAAGGACATCCACTGGCATATGATAGGCCATACACAGCGCAACAAAGTAAAGTATATGGCGCCCTATGTGCATTTGATACACAGTGTGGATTCCCCGAGATTGCTTAAGGAAATCAATAAACAAGCAAAAAATAACGATCGAATTATCAATTGCTTGCTGCAAATACATATAGCACAAGAAGATTCTAAATTTGGATTTGATGAGAAAGAATTGATCGCTTTACTAAAGGATCAAGCTTTTAAGGATTACGAGCATGTTCAAATCAAAGGACTCATGGGAATGGCCACTTTTACGGATAACAAAGATCAAGTAACAGCAGAATTCAAATCCCTTGCTGATTTGTATAAAAAAATACAAAAAGAAGAATTGTTGTCTTCCAGACACGATTTTACAGAATTGTCTATGGGAATGACAGGCGATTATCAAATTGCCTTAGAAGAAGGCTCTACCATGGTGCGTATAGGAAGTGCTATTTTTGGGAGTAGAAATTGA
- a CDS encoding DUF6624 domain-containing protein, which yields MKYKSHIYLLTVLLIASCNNDKKIVPDNLRKLSEKEQIEIAEKRMNYNYDTVVYKNEAGETITADSIAKISTDENFASDVYLNKSNEPEIIIIRRATEHDKDFISQIAAIYNQEVVEPVLIIDIDCAQIKEILIEVYSLDQNMRMDGSPFDPSIDRENLVKVISLIENCGMPTLENVNKKELLAIWLVFQHADNYHRKKYLPQLKKSAENGDLRKSEMALMEDRILMDDRKPQIYGSQITDNEERNGWMLYDLENPESVDRRRADVGLEPLNEYVKQWDIEFDIKQNKLN from the coding sequence ATGAAGTACAAATCCCACATTTATTTATTAACTGTGCTATTAATTGCTTCTTGTAACAACGATAAAAAAATTGTTCCTGATAATTTGAGAAAACTATCAGAAAAAGAACAAATTGAAATCGCTGAGAAAAGAATGAATTACAATTATGATACTGTTGTTTACAAAAATGAAGCTGGGGAAACGATTACAGCAGACTCCATAGCTAAAATATCCACTGATGAGAATTTTGCTTCAGATGTATATTTAAATAAAAGTAACGAACCAGAAATTATTATAATTCGCCGAGCTACAGAGCATGACAAAGATTTTATAAGTCAGATAGCAGCAATCTACAACCAAGAAGTAGTTGAGCCCGTCCTCATAATAGATATTGATTGCGCTCAAATTAAAGAAATATTAATCGAAGTGTACTCATTAGACCAAAATATGAGAATGGATGGCAGTCCATTTGATCCTAGCATAGACCGTGAAAATTTGGTCAAAGTGATAAGCTTAATTGAAAATTGTGGAATGCCTACTTTAGAAAATGTAAATAAAAAGGAACTGTTAGCAATTTGGCTGGTCTTTCAACACGCTGATAATTACCATCGCAAAAAATATTTACCCCAATTAAAGAAATCTGCCGAAAATGGCGATTTAAGAAAAAGTGAAATGGCGCTTATGGAAGATAGAATCTTAATGGATGATAGAAAACCACAAATTTATGGTTCACAAATTACTGATAATGAAGAAAGAAACGGCTGGATGTTATATGACTTAGAAAATCCAGAAAGTGTCGACCGAAGAAGAGCTGACGTTGGACTTGAACCTCTAAACGAATATGTAAAGCAATGGGATATTGAATTTGATATTAAGCAAAACAAGTTAAATTAA
- a CDS encoding peptidoglycan-binding protein LysM produces MRSQYVSFIAYPAILLMSFSVFKYVKADSYTDDTATAAAIEVRKVGPFKVTEEEEDVSLRDYSLATSSADSFVSFKEALAFKESRGQHWRVNTLGYMGKYQFGVVTLAHFGVTDTTAFLKSIRLQERVFIQNLRYNNRSLKSYIKKYEGKTIAGVEVTQSGMLAAAHLSGPGGVRKFLKSNGRKSNKDAYGSSVRSYMKKFGGYDLSEVLK; encoded by the coding sequence ATGAGATCACAATATGTGAGTTTTATAGCTTATCCAGCAATACTGCTGATGAGCTTTTCGGTTTTTAAGTATGTTAAAGCCGATTCTTACACTGACGACACTGCAACAGCAGCTGCAATAGAGGTAAGAAAAGTGGGGCCTTTTAAGGTCACTGAAGAAGAAGAAGACGTCAGTCTTCGTGACTATTCGCTGGCAACTTCCAGTGCCGATAGTTTTGTATCCTTTAAAGAAGCACTTGCTTTTAAAGAATCCAGAGGTCAACACTGGCGAGTGAATACCTTAGGCTATATGGGTAAATATCAGTTTGGTGTGGTGACATTAGCTCATTTTGGTGTTACGGACACCACAGCATTTCTCAAGTCTATAAGACTTCAAGAAAGAGTGTTTATTCAAAATTTACGTTATAACAATAGATCGCTAAAATCTTACATAAAGAAGTATGAAGGTAAAACGATCGCTGGTGTAGAGGTTACCCAAAGTGGTATGCTTGCTGCAGCCCATCTTTCTGGACCAGGAGGTGTAAGAAAGTTTTTAAAATCTAATGGACGCAAAAGTAACAAAGATGCTTACGGGAGTAGTGTAAGGTCTTACATGAAAAAATTTGGCGGATATGATTTGAGCGAAGTGCTTAAATAA